The window ACACACCGGATGCACGGCGAAGATCGCGGCGGCCAGCCAGCCGCCAGGAACACACAGTCGAAGCAAGAGCCGCCATAAGAGGATCGAGGCCGTGGCGTGCAGGATCACATTAATGATGTGATAACCAAGCGGATTGATCCCCCATAGGTGAAACTCGACCCAGTAGGTCGAGTACATGAGCGGGTAATATTGCTGGATCGATTGCGGGACAAACCACATCTGCCGCAAGCCGTCCCAGGTGCGTAACGTCTCATTGGTGAGAACGTTCTCACCGTCGTCCCAAATAAAGCCCGCGTTTAAGGTCGGCAGATAAGTCACGGCCACGATCGCGGCAAGCGCCACGGCCGGCAGGAAAGAGTTCCATAATGCAGGTTTGCGGGATGCCTGATGGTTGCGATCGCGGCGTCGCGACTTAGTTCTTCTCGCAGAGGAACGGGCAACCATGGTTTTACTTACGGAAGGATTCTCAGCGGTCGAGCCATCATCGACAGTACTATCCGCCTACTTCGTGGCCAAGCGGACGGCGCGAACAAGTTCACGACAAGCGCGAAAAAGAGGCCCGGTCCGCAATGATGCGGACCGGGCCAGAACGAATCGGCTCTCGTTTGACGTTGCCAGATTACCCGTACTAAGCAGAACGCTTGCGACGATAAACCATGCCGGCAAGGCCGACTAGCGCCATGCCGCCCAAGGCCAGCGAATTGGGCTCAGGAACGAGGACGCCGTTAACCTGACCGGTCTGGTCGAATTGCAAATTGCTGAGCACGATGTTGGCCGTCAGCGTCGTGTTCTGGATGTTGATCGACGTCACACCGCTCGAGCTGCCGCCGACACTGAAATTCTCGTTGGTGCTCAGCGGAGCCACGAACGAGAACGGAATCTGCAGCCCACCCAGATTCGAAGCAAACGTCGCCAACATGTTATCCTTCTGCGCCGTGTTGACGAATGGGCCGAACGGAACGCCCGTATCTGCTGTCGTTAGATCCGCAATCGGCAACGTACCGTCGAACGTCACGACGGTGTCCGTCGGCAAGGTGTACAGCGTGCCGATGTTCAGTGGAACGCCTAGTACGCTTAGCGAACCGGTGACGCTACCGTTGAGGGTCACGGAGTACGTGCCGTCAATCGCTGCACCATTACTCGCGTCAGCCGAGCCGGACGACGTGAACGAGATGTTCTTGATCGAACCCGAGAAGGTGGGCGTCAGCGTCAAGGTACCGACGCTGGTGCTCATCGAAATTCCGCCGGCATTGATCGTCAACCCGGTGTTTGTGCTACCGCTGAGGTTGGTGCTGAAGGAGTTCAGCATCTGCGGCGTGCCCGGGGTGAGATCATCGTACGTCAGATTGGCCGTACCGCTGCCGTCCGTCGCGTTGACGGTCACCGGGCTGGGCGAGAGAGTCAGACTAGAGGTCTGATTCTGCGCCGAGAAACCGATGTTGGTGTTGAAGAAGACAACGTGCTGTTTGTAGTTGCCGGAGATGGCATTGCTGCCCAGGGCCAGATCTGACCCCGTAGCAATTGTGACACTGCTTGAGAAAGTGCCAAGATTCCCGGCGCCATTGCTGGGGCCAAGCAGAATTGTGCTGGTAACACTTGTCGCCCACGCGGGGCCTGCCGCCAGCACGACGGCAACTGCCACGCCTAGCGCAGCAGGGTGGGTGAACAAATTGATTTTCCGGATCATTAGCGGCTCCTCTTGTTAGAACGCAACTCGGCGAAACAACCTGCATGGCGCACAAACGCCACACGCACTCGCAGGCGATTTCTGAGCCCAGCCCCCGAACGGCCCTAACAATCCGTACCACTCCGAAAATCGCACTCAGATACAAGGTTAGCGGGCGAACGGAATCGTTCAACAGAAATTCCAATAAAATAGACTATTCCATTTGGCATATTGGTGGCCTTTTGCCCCCCGCAAGGAGTATCGATTGTAAACACCACCTTAGTGCTTTAGCTTTTCATCGATTCACTATCGCATTTGTGGCACTTTTCGGCTTTTCCCGAGAT is drawn from Pirellulales bacterium and contains these coding sequences:
- a CDS encoding PEP-CTERM sorting domain-containing protein produces the protein MIRKINLFTHPAALGVAVAVVLAAGPAWATSVTSTILLGPSNGAGNLGTFSSSVTIATGSDLALGSNAISGNYKQHVVFFNTNIGFSAQNQTSSLTLSPSPVTVNATDGSGTANLTYDDLTPGTPQMLNSFSTNLSGSTNTGLTINAGGISMSTSVGTLTLTPTFSGSIKNISFTSSGSADASNGAAIDGTYSVTLNGSVTGSLSVLGVPLNIGTLYTLPTDTVVTFDGTLPIADLTTADTGVPFGPFVNTAQKDNMLATFASNLGGLQIPFSFVAPLSTNENFSVGGSSSGVTSINIQNTTLTANIVLSNLQFDQTGQVNGVLVPEPNSLALGGMALVGLAGMVYRRKRSA